A region of Epinephelus moara isolate mb chromosome 15, YSFRI_EMoa_1.0, whole genome shotgun sequence DNA encodes the following proteins:
- the LOC126401778 gene encoding metalloreductase STEAP3-like — protein sequence MPDEMARPLIRGGGSRHLEASMSEAGAPVVGILGTGDFSRSLARRLVASGYQVVVGSRNPKRSVALFPEEAEVTSQMEAASQADLVFVAVFPEHHSTLVELKPALAGKTLVDVSNGLRINRDGPSHAEQLADLFPESTVVKGFNTISAWTLQRGPRDGSRQIFLCSNSSKAKSSVMQICRRMGFVPVDMGLLSSSLEIENLPLFLFPSWRLPVLCTLTLFLFFYVYNFVRDVLRPYVKAEKSVFYKMPIEMVNVTLPSVALVMLSLVYLPGLCAAFLQLWWGTKYNRFPNWLDRWLTSRKQFGLCSFLCAGLHAIYSLCLPMRKSARYKLLLAFKQMEEGGAEDLWNDEEVWRMELYLSVGIMALGLLSLLAVTSLPSVANAVNWREFSFIQSTLGYCALSMATLHTLLFGWNRAFDSAQYHFNLPPTFILVLIIPLAVLLGRLALFLPCMARRLAQIRRGWEKSRHIRFTLPDDDCRNGLEDVSNV from the exons ATGCCTGATGAAATGGCGAGGCCTTTAATCCGAGGAGGAGGCTCCAGACATCTCGAAGCCTCCATGTCTGAAGCAGGCGCTCCAGTTGTTGGAATCCTGGGTACGGGTGACTTCTCCCGTTCGCTGGCGAGAAGGCTGGTGGCCTCCGGCTACCAAGTGGTGGTGGGGAGTCGAAACCCCAAACGCTCTGTGGCTTTGTTCCCTGAAGAAGCCGAG GTGACGTCCCAGATGGAGGCAGCCAGCCAGGCAGACCTTGTCTTTGTCGCTGTGTTCCCGGAGCACCACTCCACGCTGGTGGAGCTGAAGCCGGCACTAGCTGGAAAGACGCTGGTGGATGTCAGCAACGGTCTGAGAATCAACCGCGACGGGCCTTCGCACGCCGAGCAGCTGGCCGACTTGTTTCCAGAGAGCACTGTCGTCAAAGGGTTTAACACCATATCAGCCTGGACCCTCCAGAGGGGGCCTCGGGATGGAAGCAGGCAG ATTTTCCTGTGCAGTAACAGCAGCAAGGCCAAGAGCTCGGTGATGCAAATCTGTCGTAGAATGGGCTTCGTCCCCGTCGACATgggcctcctctcctcttctctggAGATCGAAAACCTCCCCCTCTTTCTGTTTCCCTCCTGGCGCCTCCCAGTCCTCTGCACTCTGACCCTGTTCCTCTTCTTCTACGTGTACAACTTCGTCCGCGACGTCCTGCGGCCCTACGTCAAAGCAGAGAAGAGCGTTTTCTACAAAATGCCTATCGAGATGGTCAATGTCACGCTTCCCTCCGTGGCATTGGTGATGCTCTCTCTGGTCTATCTGCCTGGTTTGTGCGCCGCTTTTCTCCAGCTGTGGTGGGGCACAAAGTACAATCGCTTCCCGAACTGGCTGGACCGGTGGCTGACCAGCAGAAAGCAGTTTGGGCTGTGTAGCTTCCTGTGTGCGGGTCTTCATGCCATCTATAGTCTGTGTCTCCCCATGAGGAAGTCTGCCCGCTACAAACTGCTCCTGGCTTTTAAACAG atggaggaggggggggcgGAGGACTTGTGGAATGACGAGGAGGTGTGGAGGATGGAGCTGTACCTCTCAGTGGGCATCATGGCCCTCGGgctgctctctctgctggcTGTCACCTCGCTGCCTTCAGTGGCCAACGCTGTCAACTGGAGAGAGTTCAGCTTTatacag TCCACACTGGGTTACTGTGCCTTGTCCATGGCCACCCTCCACACACTCCTCTTCGGCTGGAACCGTGCCTTTGATTCAGCCCAGTACCACTTCAACCTGCCGCCCACCTTCATACTGGTCCTGATTATTCCCCTGGCGGTTCTGCTGGGCCGCCTGGCTCTCTTCCTACCCTGCATGGCCCGGCGGCTTGCACAGATCCGCCGTGGCTGGGAGAAGAGCCGACACATCCGCTTCACTCTGCCAGATGACGACTGCCGCAACGGGCTGGAGGACGTCAGTAATGTGTGA
- the LOC126401780 gene encoding acyl-CoA-binding protein-like: protein MEENFKTAAVDATKLKERPNNKYLSDLYGLYKQATVGDNTLDRPGMFNIAGRAKWDAWILKKGLSKEEAMDAYVKLVEELKGIYGMD, encoded by the exons ATGGAG GAAAActttaaaacagcagcagtcgATGCGACAAAGCTCAAAGAAAGACCAAACAACAAATACCTCAGCGACTTATACGGTTTATACAAGCAGGCCACAGTTGGTGATAATACCTTAG ACCGTCCAGGGATGTTTAACATCGCTGGTCGAGCGAAATGGGATGCATGGATACTAAAGAAAG GTCTGTCCAAAGAGGAAGCAATGGACGCCTATGTTAAGTTGGTGGAGGAGCTGAAAGGAATATACGGGATGGATTAA
- the LOC126401779 gene encoding secretin receptor, with product MEKRKLSDTMKKVGLIGVLLLPQAKSSSGCHPHVNLVREEEKCMTDLLKSHRATENNISVHCKGMWDDLNCWPPASLGETVSQPCPDFFNSEGKVHRNCTASGWTDPLVPHEDACGYTFNETLHFLGESSDSHLYFSYVKTMYTAGYTLSLISLTIAVTIFCLFRKLHCTRNHIHIQLFISFILRAIFIFIRDALLFTNEEIYHCDYYPVACKVVLMFSNYSILANYSWLLAEGHFLFTLVSRSFFSLKKHLAWYIVLSWGLPLIVIVSWGCAKYFYEDEGCWETRRHEWIWWILRVPVLLTISMNLIFFLGILRILVSKLRMPDAQRNEFSQYKRLIKSTFFLVALFGLHYILFVFLPVQVSSSVFKIWTFAELALSSTQGFVVAVLYCFMNGEVQHEFQRRWRRWRLTQHLPSRRRQHHSSISHSGSPHTQVSLLPCSPGNPTTGGLPMDTVAM from the exons ATGGAAAAAAGGAAGCTGTCAGACACAATGAAAAAAGTTGGACTTATTGGAGTGCTGCTGTTACCCCAG GCAAAGTCGTCATCAGGGTGTCATCCTCATGTTAATCttgtcagagaggaggaaaagtgcATGACAGATCTTTTAAAGTCACACAGAGCAACAG AAAACAATATCAGTGTGCACTGTAAGGGAATGTGGGATGACCTGAACTGCTGGCCACCTGCATCTCTTGGAGAAACTGTCTCTCAGCCATGTCCAGACTTTTTCAATTCAGAAG GTAAAGTGCACCGCAACTGCACCGCCAGTGGCTGGACAGACCCACTCGTCCCACATGAAGATGCATGCGGCTACACTTTCAATGAGACGCTCCACTTCCTTGGAGAG TCCTCAGATTCCCATTTGTATTTCTCCTACGTGAAGACCATGTACACAGCTGGGTACACGCTCTCTCTCATCTCCCTCACCATCGCCGTCACCATATTCTGTCTGTTCAG aaagctGCACTGTACCAGGAACCACATTCACATCCAGCTGTTTATCTCCTTCATCCTGAGAgccatcttcatcttcatccgAGATGCTCTGCTATTCACTAATGAAGAGATCTACCACTGTGACTACTACCCG GTGGCATGTAAAGTTGTGCTGATGTTTTCCAACTACTCCATCCTGGCAAACTACAGCTGGCTGCTGGCGGAGGGTCACTTCCTCTTCACGCTGGTGAGCCGCTCCTTCTTCTCCCTAAAGAAACACCTGGCCTGGTACATCGTCCTAAGCTGGG GCTTACCTCTGATTGTTATTGTCTCCTGGGGATGTGCCAAGTACTTTTACGAAGACGAAGG CTGTTGGGAGACCAGGAGACATGAATGGATTTGGTGGATACTTCGAGTGCCAGTTCTTCTGACTATATCT ATGAACCTCATCTTTTTCTTGGGCATTTTGAGGATACTGGTGAGCAAACTCAGAATGCCAGATGCACAGAGGAATGAATTCAGCCAGTACAA GAGGCTGATCAAATCtacattttttctggtggctCTGTTTGGTCTGCATTAcatcctgtttgttttcttaccTGTTCAAGTCAGCAGCTCAGTGTTTAAGATATGGACCTTTGCAGAGCTGGCTCTGTCTTCCACACAG GGTTTTGTGGTCGCTGTGCTCTACTGCTTCATGAACGGAGAG GTGCAGCATGAGTttcagaggaggtggaggaggtggaggctgACTCAGCACCTGCCCAGTCGGCGGAGGCAGCATCACAGCTCCATCAGCCACAGCGGGTCTCCCCACACACAGGTCTCCCTGCTGCCCTGCTCCCCAGGCAACCCGACAACAGGCGGACTCCCCATGGATACTGTGGCGATGTGA